attatttacataaatggGAAGACCAATTACGTAGCGGACGCTCTGTCTCGTCCTAATAATGTTCACATGATGGAAAATGAGGAAGATGATTTTTTAGGTTTTGAAGATGGCTTTCGCGGGTTTGCGAATATTGCTACTGACCCCCACGAAACTGGTCTAGAAGATGGCTTTCACGGTTTTGATAATAGTGCTCACGACCCTGATCATGAATTCGATGATATTAACGTGGACGAATTGCTGCGATTCAATACTCGTACTGAAGCTCCCTCCATAGACGTTAGTTCCCTTGATGAAATTCTCCAACAAATAGATAACCCGGCCGAAGGAactgataatgatgatattatagGTATTGATAATAGAAATGACGGCGTTGTAAATAAtgatgctaatgaaaacattgTGCGTgatattgattatgaaaatgttgtaaataataatgaaaatggtAATGAACGTGAAGATGATAATAACAGTTTAGCCACAATACACTCTCAAGAGAGTTCCAACGAGCAAGTAACTATTGCTGATGACGATAAGATTCTGAATGTAGAACATAACCAATTAGTACTTGAACGAGGTGACCAACCCCCTCGCTTGATTaagatttttgataaaaatagattgattatttattttaggaATGCTAATGATTACGATGACATGAAGGACAAATGTATAGAGTATTTGAAACCGAATACAAAGTATGGAGTTTTCTGCTCGCGTGCCGGAGCCCTATACGATGAGTATGAACggatttttaacaatttcaagAACGTACTGCTAGAGACTTTTGATTCGATCAAACTTAAACGGTATAAAAGAATGAACTTAGATGTGACACAAAATGATGAACAAAAACGGGTAATCTCTAATTATCATGAGGGTAAAACATTCCACCGTGGTATCAATGAATCTTATAATCAAATACGACGTATATATTACTGGCCATCAATGCTACAGGATGTGACTGGTTACATTAATAAATGTGCTGTTTGCTTAAAGGTTAAATATGACAGGAGACCCgttcgagttgactataaaatcACACCCACTCCTGAAACACCGTtcgaaaaaatacagattgattGCTTCCAATAtgacaaaataaagtttttaacGATGACTGACTGTTTTTCCAAACGGCTAACGGTCCATCCAATAAAAAGTTTGAACCAAGTCGATATCCAAGAATGCTTAAACGACTATTTCTCTGCTTTCCCCATACCCAAAATTGTACAAATGGACAACGGACGTGAATTTGACAATGCAGGCCTACGTGATTTCCTGAGACTTTATGGCATTGAACCATATTACGTTACTCCCGGACAAAGACTCGCAAGGTTTGGTAGAAAGGACTCATTCTACACTTATTGAAATTCTGAATgccattcaacttgaaaataaaaccAACACTACTGAAACTAATATGAAATTAGCGGTAATTGCCTTCAATAATACTCTAAACTCTACCTTGAAAATGTCTCCTATGGAAATAACATATGGAATATCGAATAACCCTTTTGTAAACGGAATAACAGAGAGATTAGTAACTGAACAACTGTCCCAACAGTATCTTGAACGAGTCAACCTAGTGCATAAAATgattaagaataaaattgaagaagaaaaacaaaaacgtactgagaaattgaatgttAATCGTGAGAagaatgttgaaattgaaaacgAGCCACACATAAAATCGAcatttaataagaaaacaaaaccGAAATTCATCAAAGTAAATTACGATACAACACAGCAATTAGCTAGGAATCCTAAAGCTATCCAAAAACGCCCTTTTAAATTGCACCCTAACAGAATGAAACGGCCTAAAAAACCGGTGAAGGGTAAGAAAAAGGATTTATTTGTTACAGGACGTGATGGTACTGCCCCTAATTCTCCTGTTGCTGGCCCCAGCAACGTCTTATAAGATGGTAGATTTGAGCAGAACATCTGGTATTGCTCCAATCAAGATACAGAATTCTCATATAATTAATGAAACTTTTACCTATGTTCATAATATTAATACTAGTTATTTACGTTTAGAATTAAGTAATATTGAAACATTTGTTGATTTTCTCGCTAaaaggaataatattgataagagtCGCTTAAGtatgatgaaattgaatttgaaatacactaagaataaattgaatgagattCAATCCGTTAATTATAGGCAGAAAAGAGGTCTTTTTAATGGTTTAGGATCCGCGATTTCGTGGATCACTGGGAACATGGATGCTGATGATAAGGAAAGATATGACAAAATTTTGCAGACAGTCCAATCTAATGAATATCATCTTAGTAACAATGTAGACAAGCAATTTGCTGTAAATCAGAAATTAATTAACGAATTCAATAATGAGATGAAAGTAATCAGAGCGAATAATCTAAAAATCAGCAATTACTTTAATTCTTTGTTCAATGAATCCAACCGAATGGAAATGAATCAGCAATCCTCTTTGTTATTCGACTCGCTCCTGcttctgaataataaaatatctgaCATTGTAACTAGTCtcgaattttgtaaattgaaaatactgcattcttctattatttctcATGATGATCTTTTTCTCCTACAAAAAAACTCAAATGTCagctttatttcaaataaaattagtgTGTTATGGAAACTAAGCAAAGTACATTGTGGAATATTTAAagaccatatttcatattttgtggaCGTACCGCTATTGTCAACTGTTtatgaaacgttttttctattgtCTTATCCTGTCATTGTCGGTAACGAAATTTTAACAACTATTGCACATCCTTCTTTTGTTCTTCGAAATGACAAATTATTTTCTGGAAATTGTGAActcatttatgatgattattattgtagtgaagtaAGCGAACTTAATGATAAATGTATTGAGCAATTATTAAATGATAGGAATCTAGACGGATGTAGTAAGGTAGTTTTGAAAGACGGAGATTCTTTCATAAAATATGTAGAAATAgttgatagttttatattatttaattttagtaCATGTATGGTTCTGAATACTGATGTGAACAAGAATATTACTCTTTTTCTTAATAAGAAAACgcaattgttgaaaattaatagcTCAGAAACACTGATTGGTTACTACAAACCAAATATATTTTGGGAAAACGAAATTGTACTTCCAACTGAATTTGTAGAAAAAAAACGACTATCCAACCTCAACTTTGATCAAGTACATATTgctaatataaattttcaaaaacttgatgTTCTAGATGAGTTACCTCTGACCGATAATCGAAACCTATGTATTATTCTTTTGCTTATTtttactgtaattttattgattgttataatatttctcaaacGGCTATTTATCTGGCACAAACTTTGTAACCTAATGTGTTGTAAATCTGAAGTTGAAAATGATACTGTACAGCGTGAACCAGAACAAATATGCCCCAGACTACCATGTACTTAGTTTATAAtacttaaaatataatatatgtttttttATCTCTTTGAAGCTGAGGGCAGCTTCACTCTTAGGGGGGAGGAGTTACATCTGGTAACACCTAATATTATTGCTGACGCTGTATTCCATTGTAATGCTCGATCATAGTACTTTTAGTCAGTCTACTGCCAAACTTCACCGAGAGCACTTCTCTCTTTTTcgatgtatattttataattatgtgtttgaaaataaagttttctttttaaaaaggtgtTTGGTTACCCCAGAACTATAActcttgatcagacagaaattctggatactgtctgctcgctctattattcgtatttgtgtctttaagtgtaatTGTTGTTTCCGTATTCGACctagtaacaaaattatatccactcccaacttaATAGTGGTtgtgattgttgcattttttcttttgtgttgttttttggtgttggtgttttgttatttttggcatgtctggatttttcctttccttggttttttcagttttgtaacttggctgaaaaatagtttttcagaggcgggggtatggtctggccagagaattcgaattgtagcgccagaatgccagactgtagttctgccaatagcaggcttgtgtttgcgccggcGCAGACCGTCCTGCTGCTTTGGCCTTGTCGATGTTTTTGTAAGTTTTGTCTGTCTTGTCTCGTCAGCCCGTTTTGCAAGACCAAAgttgtgtttgtcatgtaattttcgatcggaaatttcttgtaaattgtttgagtgtcgtgtgtgtgaattatgaatataacagcgtaaatagtattgaattgaattaatttgaatttataaagaatccagtttgagctttgttcaaaacacagtgcatggcctgcaagttgaacgcgaaAAAGCAGCCCGTAAGCAAGAACCTATcttcccagatttcatcccaccctgaacctgaccaaaacacctaataaaggcttcgaagggcaagtagtcaagattggaataaatttggtgagttttgctcttttttattgttaattaatgcagagtttaactgtacaaataacctggctcaaattgaagattaaattttgctccttgtttgtatttgattatttaaatagtaaattacagtcctctggtagctctagcctgagctttgttcagaacaggtAGATTGGAGGAAAGAAGACAAAGAGGCAGAACAAAAAATAGTTGGCTAGATGAGGTGGAGGCAGATATTAGATTGATGAGGGTTAGAGGTTGGAAGCAGAAAGCAGGGACGGGACCCCGTTTGGAGTGGAGGCGAATAGTTGAAGAGGCTAAAGTTCACGCTGAGCTGTAATGccgaaagaataagaagaagaagaagaagaagaagaagaagaagaagaagaagagaagaagaagaagaagaagaagaagaagaagaagaagaaatatgattattttttttaacagATACAGACTTATTAATGATAG
The sequence above is drawn from the Nilaparvata lugens isolate BPH chromosome 2, ASM1435652v1, whole genome shotgun sequence genome and encodes:
- the LOC120349856 gene encoding uncharacterized protein LOC120349856, with the translated sequence MVLPLILLLLAPATSYKMVDLSRTSGIAPIKIQNSHIINETFTYVHNINTSYLRLELSNIETFVDFLAKRNNIDKSRLSMMKLNLKYTKNKLNEIQSVNYRQKRGLFNGLGSAISWITGNMDADDKERYDKILQTVQSNEYHLSNNVDKQFAVNQKLINEFNNEMKVIRANNLKISNYFNSLFNESNRMEMNQQSSLLFDSLLLLNNKISDIVTSLEFCKLKILHSSIISHDDLFLLQKNSNVSFISNKISVLWKLSKVHCGIFKDHISYFVDVPLLSTVYETFFLLSYPVIVGNEILTTIAHPSFVLRNDKLFSGNCELIYDDYYCSEVSELNDKCIEQLLNDRNLDGCSKVVLKDGDSFIKYVEIVDSFILFNFSTCMVLNTDVNKNITLFLNKKTQLLKINSSETLIGYYKPNIFWENEIVLPTEFVEKKRLSNLNFDQVHIANINFQKLDVLDELPLTDNRNLCIILLLIFTVILLIVIIFLKRLFIWHKLCNLMCCKSEVENDTVQREPEQICPRLPCT